A region of Triticum aestivum cultivar Chinese Spring unplaced genomic scaffold, IWGSC CS RefSeq v2.1 scaffold197329, whole genome shotgun sequence DNA encodes the following proteins:
- the LOC123172705 gene encoding putrescine hydroxycinnamoyltransferase 1, which translates to MAGEEEVQVVESCFVMPAAATPGRALRLSPLDLMLANKGHTPLVHFYRRCGSVGTTKDDFFDVARLKTALGKALVAFYPLAGRLRPDAKGKLEIDCNGEGLPFLVARSRLTADDFRDFKPSPRLRRLFVPLVDDSAGILCAIQVTFLKCGGVVLGTATHHGAVDGTAAFHFFRTWSAFSRDGDRAVVNLPYHDRTRLCARDPPIVHPDALSTFFPKIILSRTLGPVVNEVFTLQKDQVSTLKHICGGASVRTFSVVSAHVWQCMCLARRLPPNSTTRLAFVANIRRSMMPPLPDGYFGNALINLSVADEARRIALGELAYIARRIRDTISRVNDELVHSAVDYLELALTKTDNSTALGSLPATDMRMVSWLGMPFYDLDFSWGKPLATLCAESNRGGFAHLLESVQGDGSVRVIMCIEAAVLKEFECLFYAKSGAMMYSKF; encoded by the exons ATGGCCGGTGAGGAGGAGGTGCAGGTGGTAGAGTCTTGCTTTGTAATGCCGGCCGCTGCCACGCCGGGAAGAGCGCTGCGGCTGTCGCCGCTCGACCTCATGCTGGCCAACAAAGGCCACACCCCACTTGTTCATTTCTACCGTCGATGTGGTTCCGTCGGAACCACCAAGGACGACTTCTTTGATGTGGCCAGGTTGAAGACGGCATTGGGCAAGGCTCTCGTGGCCTTCTACCCCCTAGCCGGCCGTCTCAGGCCGGACGCCAAGGGCAAATTGGAGATCGACTGCAACGGCGAGGGTTTACCTTTCCTTGTGGCTCGCTCTCGTCTAACTGCTGATGACTTTAGAGACTTCAAGCCATCACCAAGGCTAAGGAGGTTGTTTGTTCCCCTCGTCGACGACTCAGCAGGCATCTTGTGCGCCATTCAG GTGACATTCTTGAAGTGTGGAGGGGTGGTCTTAGGGACGGCGACGCACCATGGCGCTGTGGATGGAACTGCCGCATTCCACTTCTTCCGGACATGGTCAGCTTTCTCTAGGGACGGCGACCGGGCTGTGGTGAACCTCCCTTACCATGACCGCACCCGCTTATGTGCACGCGACCCACCCATTGTTCACCCCGACGCACTCTCAACTTTTTTCCCCAAGATAATCCTATCCCGGACTCTGGGGCCTGTTGTCAACGAGGTGTTCACTCTTCAGAAGGACCAAGTTTCCACTCTTAAGCACATTTGTGGTGGCGCAAGCGTGAGGACCTTCAGTGTCGTCAGTGCCCATGTGTGGCAATGCATGTGTTTAGCCCGacggctaccaccgaactccacaACACGCTTGGCTTTTGTGGCCAACATCCGGCGAAGCATGATGCCGCCACTCCCGGATGGCTACTTTGGCAACGCGTTAATAAATCTAAGTGTTGCCGACGAAGCGCGGCGCATTGCCTTGGGCGAGCTGGCCTACATCGCACGCCGAATCAGAGACACCATCAGCCGGGTGAATGATGAGCTAGTGCATTCGGCGGTCGACTACCTTGAGTTGGCATTAACAAAGACAGACAACAGCACTGCTTTAGGAAGTCTGCCGGCGACAGATATGCGAATGGTCAGTTGGCTTGGCATGCCATTCTATGATTTGGATTTTAGTTGGGGAAAGCCATTAGCTACTTTGTGTGCTGAATCGAACCGTGGAGGCTTTGCGCACCTGCTGGAGAGCGTGCAGGGGGATGGCAGCGTGCGCGTCATCATGTGTATAGAGGCTGCAGTTCTCAAGGAGTTCGAGTGTTTGTTCTATGCCAAGTCCGGGGCCATGATGTATTCCAAGTTCTAG